The Triticum dicoccoides isolate Atlit2015 ecotype Zavitan unplaced genomic scaffold, WEW_v2.0 scaffold133399, whole genome shotgun sequence DNA segment actagtcctagaggcaagacaAGGAATCTATTTTAACGTTTATATTTTTACACGTTCATATGAGTTTTCCTCTTAGCCTCTTAGTTATTGTAGACTCGAGAGCCATAGTAGTTATAGCACAGAACGTAAACATTTGTCATAAACTTGGAAATAAATAAtacaattattattgcctctaggctatTTTTTCAACATCATTATCAAGGCAAATACATACGCGATACAAACATAATCATTTGCAGACGGTCAAGGAAAAATGTCCTTCAAATAGTTAGCTTAAGTTCCGGGCTGCAGTTTGTCTGtgcgccaatggcgcaacaggtcatCTAGTAGGAGTGATACTTCATGGATATTTCCTTAACATTTTCAAAAAGGAATGGACACTCGATGTGattatctatattttcaataaacatTCAACTTAGGATAACATTAAATTAAAAAATTGGCAATATCTTGCTAAAATAGGAATGTCCTACTAGTAAAGATGCATGTAGAAACCTTCCATATATGTTCTCCTTCGATCTACAAAAAATTTCGTATTGATTGACGAAATCTACGGTTTTAGGAAGTAAATCTAAAATTTTAAATGGACACCAAATTTACAGCTGGCCACAATTAAGATCAGCCTCCAGATCTATCAGATCCTCCATTGGCATGGTTATAGCGTCCTCATCCTCGTAGATCCTCCACTATAAATCCACGCCACATACCTTCGTTTTCAACTCACCCAAACAAGCAATTTTCCTTCATTTGCAGATTTTTCCCTCACTTGACAATGGCTCGCAAGAAGGTGGCCCTTCGGTACATCCGCAATAACTCGGCGCGGCGCAATGCCTTGAAGAAGCACACTAAGATCCTGATGAAGAAGGCAGGCGAGGTGGCCGCCATGCCCGATGCTAAGGCATGTGTGGTCATGTATGGCGAGGGCATGGCAGTGCCAGAGGTGTTCCCATCCCATGGCGAGGCAGTGGCTATCCTGAATCAGTTCAAGAGCATGCAAGAGGCGGCACGGCTAAAGAAGACGATGGACCAAGAGAGCATCCTCCGTGAGCGTATCGTACAGCTCCAAGAGCAGGTCCAGAAGGCTAGACGCGAGGAG contains these protein-coding regions:
- the LOC119343577 gene encoding agamous-like MADS-box protein AGL80: MARKKVALRYIRNNSARRNALKKHTKILMKKAGEVAAMPDAKACVVMYGEGMAVPEVFPSHGEAVAILNQFKSMQEAARLKKTMDQESILRERIVQLQEQVQKARREEQDQHTKILLYKALKSGHFPDNIEELTALGSKVDSILKSLSECTTKMSGQPPVDQAQVPYVTNGRGMGPPIMYQAPP